The Orenia metallireducens genomic interval TTTGTTTCTCAAGGAAAAGATTATATAGAAGAAGTATTAGGATCTCAGGATGCTTTACGGGTAGCAATTGAAGCAGGAGTAGGTCAAGGATGGTATCAGCTGTTAGGAGCTAAGTATCATGTAGTTAGTGTTGAAGATTTTGGAGAAAGTGGGTCAGGAGAAGAGCTAGGTAAACATTTTGGTTTTGTTGCTGAAGAAATTACTGAACAGATAATTAATAAATTATAATTGATTAGGAATTTGGGGTTAGATTTTCGTTTATAAAATCAATCTAACTCCTAAGGTCTTCTGTTCTAATTGTAGATTGTTGAACAACTAAAATTCAAAAATGCAAATTTTATATTATAATATTAAATACTCCTAATATTAATTTATAAGTTTATAAGGGGGAATGGTGGTAATAGTGTCTTGTAAATCTAAGAAGATAAATTGATGTGAAAAAATAACAAAAATGCAAAAACAAATAGGATAATATGCGTATTTATGCTTTACTTTTCTTTATAAATGTTTTATAATGTAAATATAAACGAAAAAGAGAGAAATAAATGAATAAACAAGAAATTTCAATTGATTCATCAATTATATGCGCAAATCTATATAATTTAGAAAAGAATATAAGGCAGATTGAAAAAGAATGAATCATAGTAAATAAAGGGGGGAGTAGAATGCAAGCACTTCATTTCGGTGCAGGGAACATTGGAAAAGGTCTTATTGGGTATTTATTAAATAAAACAGGTTATGAAATTTGTTTTGTGGATGTTAATGAAGGGGTACTTGAATCTATTAACAAAACTAATAGTTATTCAATTGAATTACTAGATAATCATCATACTACAGAAACTGTAGCTCCTGTTACTGCATTAAATAGTATTACAGAAGGAGAGAAAGTTATTCAGGCTATCCTAGAAGCTGATTTAATTACAACTTCAGTAGGAATTGTAAATTTATCTAAAATTGCAAAACTTCTTTCTGAAGGACTTTTAAAGAGGGTAAAGGAAAATAAAACAAATATAGATGTTATCGCCAATGAAAATGCCATTAATGCCTCTTCAACTTTGAAAAGGGAGATTGAAAAGCATGTATCTCCTGAAGAAATGGAAGAAATATGTGAATTTGTCGGGTTTCCAAATTCGGCCATTGACCGTCTTGCTTTATCAAAAGAAACTGAAAAAGGAGAGGTTGCTTTAGTTGAACCTGTTTATGAGTGGGTTATTAATAAATCTGAAATGATGAATTTAGATTTGCCCTTAATAGAAGATGTTATCTATGTTGATAATTTGGATCCTTATATTAAAAGAAAGTTATATATGGTAAATATGGGACATGCAGCAACTGCTTATATTGGATTTGCAGGGGGAGAAGATACTATTCAAAGTACATTAGCAAAGCCTGAATTTGAAGGTTTTATGAGAAAAGTACTAAATGAAGTCAAACAGTATGTTGTTAAAAAATTACATTTTAACTCTAAAGATATAGACTCTTTTATTGAAAAAACACTAAAACGATTTAAAAATAAAAACATTAGTGATAATGTTTTACGAGTAGGTAGATCTCCTATACGAAAACTAGGTTATGATGAACGTTTAATTAAACCGCTTAGAGAAATTTTTGAATTAGGGACTTCGGTAGAATGCTTAAGTATTGCCATTTC includes:
- a CDS encoding mannitol-1-phosphate 5-dehydrogenase; this encodes MQALHFGAGNIGKGLIGYLLNKTGYEICFVDVNEGVLESINKTNSYSIELLDNHHTTETVAPVTALNSITEGEKVIQAILEADLITTSVGIVNLSKIAKLLSEGLLKRVKENKTNIDVIANENAINASSTLKREIEKHVSPEEMEEICEFVGFPNSAIDRLALSKETEKGEVALVEPVYEWVINKSEMMNLDLPLIEDVIYVDNLDPYIKRKLYMVNMGHAATAYIGFAGGEDTIQSTLAKPEFEGFMRKVLNEVKQYVVKKLHFNSKDIDSFIEKTLKRFKNKNISDNVLRVGRSPIRKLGYDERLIKPLREIFELGTSVECLSIAISAAFLFHNPNDEEAVRLEKYIQEKGIEEAISHFTGIENQKLKDKIAKGYYKLKDKGCQELIK